A DNA window from Taeniopygia guttata chromosome 8, bTaeGut7.mat, whole genome shotgun sequence contains the following coding sequences:
- the TACSTD2 gene encoding tumor-associated calcium signal transducer 2 translates to MEPLFGVVLGLILAVASPAHDSCTCATNKWAVCAQEGPGNCTCRLPGSDHPADCSTLTSKCFLMKAEMIPLQEKRLWRPPHGVSGSDGIYSPDCEDSGDFKARQCNGSSSCWCVNSAGVRRTEKGGRSLRCRELVRTRWISMELRHEGSSRPFSAPDVAQALTRLLESRYQLHPKYIAAIKYDPPLIQIRLDQSKKPRGDVDIADVAYYFEKDVNNDSVFPSNSKLTVSVNGDALAIEKLWIYYVDEKPPEFCMRQLAAGISAVVTVVLLTAGVGIAVLLILRWLRTRTYKKFECKEMREIKAPSLELP, encoded by the coding sequence ATGGAGCCTCTGTTTGGGGTTGTGCTGGGTTTGATTCTGGCAGTCGCTTCACCAGCCCACGACAGCTGTACCTGTGCGACCAACAAGTGGGCAGTGTGTGCCCAGGAGGGCCCAGGGAACTGCACCTGCAGGCTGCCAGGCTCAGATCACCCTGCAGACTGCTCAACCCTGACTTCTAAATGCTTCCTGATGAAGGCAGAAATGATCCCCCTGCAGGAGAAGCGCCTCTGGAGACCTCCCCACGGGGTGTCAGGCAGCGATGGCATTTACAGCCCCGACTGTGAGGACAGCGGTGACTTCAAAGCCAGGCAGTGCAATGggtccagcagctgctggtgcgTGAACAGCGCGGGCGTGCGGAGGACGGagaagggaggcaggagcctgAGGTGCCGCGAGCTGGTGCGGACAAGGTGGATCTCCATGGAGCTGAGGCACGAGGGCAGCTCCAGGCCCTTCAGCGCTCCCGACGTGGCACAGGCCCTGACCCGGCTGCTTGAGAGCAGGTACCAGCTGCACCCCAAGTACATCGCAGCCATCAAGTACGACCCTCCCCTCATCCAAATCCGCCTGGACCAGAGCAAGAAACCCAGGGGGGATGTAGATATAGCTGACGTGGCCTATTACTTTGAAAAAGACGTGAACAACGACTCCGTGTTTCCCTCCAACAGTAAATTAACTGTGTCAGTCAATGGAGATGCTCTGGCCATTGAAAAGCTCTGGATTTACTACGTGGATGAAAAGCCCCCAGAGTTCTGCATGAGGCAGCTGGCAGCTGGCATTAGTGCTGTGGTCACCGTGGTGCTCCTGACTGCCGGCGTTGGCATCGCCGTGCTGCTCATCCTCAGGTGGCTGCGCACAAGGACTTATAAAAAATTTGAGTGCAAAGAAATGAGGGAAATCAAAGCCCCAAGCTTAGAACTGCCCTGA